From a region of the Mycoplasma miroungigenitalium genome:
- a CDS encoding ABC transporter permease — MALTLNVYSSLILFFCIFTLGGISGLFCEKVGIVNIGINGMMVIGAASYLAFTDTLATLLVKHPNIANSGWWQILGTIFAALCASLFALLHGFATIKLKSEHTISGFAINLLAFGISIILLEIHGHGNKKPILNIAELQYSVELVKNSTLSLEIISWKLVITVIIIAVAAFALYKTKWGLRFRSIGENPQAADVAGINVYKYKWQGVAISGAIAGVAGAIFSQAYGISFNGDVRGYGYLALAIMIMGQWNIFLVCIIAFVFSFLYGLSNASGAFIPSLKPYASLLQITPYLLSLLVIMVTARKSHAPAASGLPYDKSVR, encoded by the coding sequence ATGGCCTTAACGCTTAATGTTTATTCATCGCTAATTCTATTCTTTTGTATCTTTACCCTTGGTGGAATCAGTGGTCTATTCTGTGAAAAGGTAGGTATTGTTAACATTGGTATTAATGGGATGATGGTTATAGGGGCTGCAAGCTATTTAGCATTCACCGATACCTTGGCCACACTACTAGTTAAACACCCAAATATTGCAAACAGTGGCTGATGACAAATCTTAGGAACAATTTTTGCAGCATTATGTGCATCATTGTTTGCTCTACTTCACGGATTTGCCACAATCAAACTAAAAAGTGAACACACAATTTCAGGTTTTGCAATTAACTTACTAGCTTTTGGTATTTCAATCATCTTGCTAGAAATTCACGGACACGGAAATAAAAAACCTATTTTAAACATTGCTGAACTACAATACTCAGTTGAATTAGTTAAAAACAGTACTTTAAGTTTAGAAATTATTTCATGAAAACTTGTAATTACAGTAATTATTATTGCGGTTGCAGCCTTTGCTTTATACAAAACTAAATGAGGTTTAAGATTTAGAAGCATTGGTGAAAACCCACAAGCAGCTGATGTTGCTGGTATTAATGTTTATAAATATAAATGACAAGGTGTTGCTATCTCAGGTGCTATCGCAGGTGTCGCAGGTGCAATCTTCTCACAAGCTTACGGAATCTCATTTAATGGTGATGTTAGAGGGTATGGTTATCTAGCCTTAGCGATTATGATTATGGGTCAATGAAATATTTTCTTAGTATGTATAATTGCCTTCGTCTTCTCGTTCCTATATGGACTTTCAAACGCTTCAGGAGCCTTTATTCCTAGTCTAAAACCTTACGCATCATTATTACAAATTACACCATACCTACTATCATTATTAGTAATCATGGTTACAGCCAGAAAATCACACGCACCC